One window of the Zea mays cultivar B73 chromosome 3, Zm-B73-REFERENCE-NAM-5.0, whole genome shotgun sequence genome contains the following:
- the LOC100284876 gene encoding photosystem II reaction center W protein produces MAAVAAMKALAVAASPVSARQPRRYVAGGASRRLQSPFHGVSVQCPGRPRRATPRRGRQVAVVAAAVRPAIQFIQGTDEQTIPDVRLTKSRDGTNGVAIFTFEQPSVFDSSAELGDITGFYMIDDEGVLQSVDVSAKFVNGKPARIEAKYVMRTPRDWDRFMRFMERYSQANGLQFVKN; encoded by the exons ATGGCCGCAGTCGCAGCGATGAAGGCTCTCGCGGTCGCCGCCTCGCCGGTGTCGGCACGGCAGCCCCGTCGGTACGTCGCAG GTGGCGCTAGCCGGCGGCTGCAGTCGCCGTTCCACGGCGTGTCGGTGCAGTGCCCTGGGCGACCGCGGCGGGCGACGCcccggcgggggcggcaggtggcggtggtggcggcggcggtcCGGCCGGCGATCCAGTTCATCCAGGGCACGGACGAGCAGACGATCCCGGACGTGCGGCTGACCAAGTCCCGGGACGGCACGAACGGCGTGGCCATCTTCACGTTCGAGCAGCCGTCGGTGTTCGACTCGTCGGCGGAGCTCGGGGACATCACGGGCTTCTACATGATCGACGACGAGGGCGTGCTGCAGTCCGTGGACGTGAGCGCCAAGTTCGTCAACGGCAAGCCGGCGCGGATCGAGGCCAAGTACGTCATGCGCACGCCCCGGGACTGGGACCGCTTCATGCGCTTCATGGAGCGGTACTCTCAGGCCAACGGCCTCCAGTTCGTCAAGAACTGA
- the LOC100274178 gene encoding xylanase inhibitor TAXI-IV precursor, with translation MAQLLLLAVVSALSLLSPRTAAAATSTTSGGKPLVTAITRDAATKLYTAPLKDELPLVLDLSGPLLWATCAAPHPSYECHHAACAHAHAHHPPGCPRTGHGVADEFDPFRCRCRAHPYNPFARRAGSGDLTRARVTANTTDGANPLAAASFTAVAACAPPTLLAGLPAGAVGVAGLARSRLALPAQVARKQKVARRFALCLPGEGGGMGVAIFGGGPLFLLPPGRPDVTASLAGTTPLRRNPGVPGYFVSATGIAVNHVQVQVQQQGPLTVALCSRVPYTVLRPDVYAPFVRAFEAMAMAGRKRMTPPTPPFELCYDSRELGSTRLGYAVPQVDLMLESGTNWTVFGGNSMVQVSDDTACFAFLEMKEEKQQGGHGYGGGAPAPTVVIGGFQMENNLLVFDEENGQLGFSGLLFGRQTTCSNFNFTLAG, from the coding sequence ATGGCGCAGCTGCTGCTGCTCGCCGTCGTCTCGGCGCTCAGCCTCCTCTCGCCGCGCACGGCGGCGGCAGCGACATCGACAACGTCCGGCGGCAAACCCCTGGTGACGGCCATCACCAGGGACGCGGCCACCAAGCTGTACACGGCGCCGCTCAAGGACGAGCTGCCGCTGGTCCTGGACCTCTCCGGCCCGCTCCTCTGGGCCACGTGCGCCGCGCCGCACCCGAGCTACGAGTGCCACCATGCTGCGTGCGCGCACGCGCACGCGCACCACCCGCCGGGCTGCCCGCGCACGGGCCACGGCGTGGCCGACGAGTTCGACCCGTTCCGCTGCAGGTGCAGGGCGCACCCCTACAACCCGTTCGCGCGCCGGGCCGGGTCCGGGGACCTCACGCGGGCGCGCGTCACGGCCAACACCACCGACGGCGCCAACCCGCTCGCCGCCGCCTCCTTCACCGCCGTCGCGGCCTGCGCGCCGCCGACACTGCTCGCCGGCCTCCCCGCGGGCGCCGTCGGCGTCGCGGGCCTCGCGCGATCCAGGCTCGCCCTGCCGGCACAGGTCGCACGCAAGCAGAAGGTCGCCAGGAGGTTCGCGCTCTGCCTCCCCGGCGAAGGCGGTGGCATGGGAGTGGCCATCTTCGGCGGGGGGCCTCTGTTCCTGCTCCCGCCGGGCCGGCCCGACGTCACGGCGTCGCTGGCGGGCACCACGCCGCTCCGCCGGAACCCCGGGGTCCCCGGGTACTTCGTCTCGGCCACGGGCATCGCCGTGAACCACGTGCAggtgcaggtgcagcagcaggGCCCGCTTACTGTCGCGCTATGCTCGCGTGTCCCCTACACGGTGCTCCGGCCGGACGTGTACGCGCCGTTCGTGAGGGCGTTCGAGGCCATGGCCATGGCCGGGAGGAAGCGGATGACGCCGCCGACGCCGCCGTTCGAGCTGTGCTACGACTCGCGGGAGCTCGGGTCGACGCGGCTCGGTTACGCCGTGCCGCAGGTGGACCTCATGCTCGAGAGCGGCACCAACTGGACGGTGTTCGGCGGCAACTCCATGGTGCAGGTCAGCGACGACACGGCGTGCTTCGCGTTCCTCGAGATGAAGGAAGAGAAGCAGCAGGGAGGGCACGGCTACGGCGGCGGTGCGCCGGCGCCGACGGTTGTCATAGGAGGGTTCCAGATGGAGAACAACCTGCTGGTGTTCGATGAGGAGAATGGGCAGCTCGGCTTCAGTGGCCTGCTCTTCGGAAGGCAGACGACGTGCAGTAACTTCAATTTCACTCTCGCTGGCTAG